Proteins encoded within one genomic window of Streptomyces sp. NBC_01237:
- a CDS encoding acyltransferase domain-containing protein encodes MVGSVFVMPGTVAPPRGGILRDFHNRYETVRESLSLIDRAAREMGLPDISARLIEHNGTSDRRGPEVQYLEIFAVAIATHRVLIAEGARPVAIVGQSIGELWALAAAGRLSVEDAARLAVARSQALTRQGWGGKMLAVGVDGRRAESLTGLIGHPDLVLACENTPRQSVISGPEPLIEHVERVADALGWPSFRLDVPHPTHTPAMAQAARDLRAAAPRVPYGAGRWRVCSPWLGRDIGDDDPVDLVADALTARVRMLHTIRDLHAAGADVFVECGEWPVVTKFVEASVPGVRCVVPLSESDPVEAVRALVAESTDSGPFRPRLPLPSSNGHGPTVRVSTATSADRVSALPATVPSPRADVPAPTPAMSYVATVPLPAPVAPAAPVAPAPIAPADPVDAAAPAAPEGSPTSAGLDYETVLAELQTLYGDFLGYPPDLLGEDDGLESELGVESLKQVALLGRVSDRFDLPGLRANSSLLTVGTLRRIAESVVQGRAEAAAR; translated from the coding sequence ATGGTGGGTTCTGTCTTTGTCATGCCCGGTACGGTGGCTCCCCCGCGCGGGGGGATCCTGCGCGACTTCCACAACCGGTACGAGACCGTACGTGAATCGCTTTCCCTCATCGACAGGGCAGCCCGGGAAATGGGACTGCCCGACATCAGCGCCCGGCTGATCGAGCACAACGGGACGAGCGACCGGCGCGGTCCCGAGGTGCAGTATCTGGAGATCTTCGCGGTCGCCATCGCGACGCACCGTGTGCTGATCGCCGAGGGAGCCCGGCCGGTCGCGATCGTCGGGCAGAGCATCGGGGAACTGTGGGCCCTGGCCGCCGCGGGACGCCTCTCCGTGGAGGACGCCGCGCGCCTGGCCGTGGCCCGGTCGCAGGCGCTGACCCGGCAGGGCTGGGGCGGAAAGATGCTCGCGGTCGGCGTGGACGGCCGCCGGGCGGAGTCGCTCACCGGCCTGATCGGCCATCCCGACCTGGTACTGGCCTGCGAGAACACGCCTCGGCAGAGCGTCATCAGTGGCCCCGAACCACTGATCGAGCATGTGGAGCGGGTGGCCGACGCGCTCGGCTGGCCGAGTTTCCGCCTGGACGTCCCGCATCCGACCCATACCCCCGCGATGGCGCAGGCCGCCCGCGACCTTCGGGCGGCCGCGCCACGGGTTCCCTACGGAGCCGGGCGCTGGCGGGTGTGCTCCCCCTGGCTGGGGCGGGACATCGGCGACGACGACCCGGTCGACCTGGTCGCCGACGCGCTCACCGCCCGCGTCCGCATGCTGCACACGATCCGTGACCTGCACGCGGCGGGCGCCGATGTCTTCGTGGAGTGCGGCGAGTGGCCCGTCGTCACCAAGTTCGTCGAGGCGTCGGTCCCGGGCGTGCGGTGTGTCGTTCCGCTGAGCGAGAGCGACCCGGTCGAAGCCGTCCGGGCACTGGTCGCCGAGTCCACCGACAGTGGTCCGTTCCGCCCGCGCCTGCCGCTGCCGTCGAGCAACGGACACGGTCCCACCGTGCGGGTGAGCACGGCCACTTCGGCCGACCGGGTTTCGGCGCTCCCCGCCACCGTCCCATCGCCCCGGGCCGACGTGCCCGCGCCCACGCCCGCCATGTCCTATGTGGCCACCGTCCCCCTTCCGGCCCCGGTGGCCCCCGCGGCCCCGGTGGCTCCGGCCCCGATCGCCCCGGCCGACCCCGTCGACGCGGCGGCCCCGGCCGCCCCGGAGGGCTCGCCGACGTCTGCCGGGTTGGACTACGAGACGGTGCTGGCCGAGTTGCAGACGCTCTACGGCGATTTCCTGGGCTACCCGCCGGACCTGCTCGGTGAGGACGACGGACTGGAGTCCGAGCTGGGTGTGGAGTCGCTCAAACAAGTCGCCCTGCTCGGGCGGGTGTCCGACCGGTTCGACCTGCCCGGTCTGCGGGCGAACTCCTCCCTGCTGACCGTCGGCACACTGCGCCGGATCGCGGAGTCCGTCGTACAGGGCCGGGCGGAGGCTGCCGCGCGATGA
- a CDS encoding ferredoxin has product MTRISIDKDVCIGAGQCALTAPDLFTQDDDGYGELLPGTEDGTVGPLAGEAARVCPVQAITVT; this is encoded by the coding sequence ATGACACGGATCAGTATCGACAAGGATGTGTGCATCGGCGCGGGACAGTGCGCGCTGACCGCCCCGGACCTGTTCACCCAGGACGACGACGGCTACGGCGAACTGCTGCCGGGTACGGAGGACGGCACCGTCGGTCCGCTGGCGGGCGAGGCCGCCCGGGTCTGCCCGGTGCAAGCGATCACCGTGACCTAA
- a CDS encoding VOC family protein codes for MKIHLTSVFVDDQAKALHFYTEILGFVTKHDVPLGEKDRWLTVVSSDDPGGTELLLEPAGHPAVKPYRDALIADGIPLAQFAVDDVKAEYERLRGLGVRFTQEPLEMGPVTTAVLDDTCGNLIQIATQPQ; via the coding sequence ATGAAGATCCATCTGACCAGCGTCTTCGTCGACGACCAGGCCAAGGCCCTGCACTTCTACACCGAGATCCTCGGCTTCGTGACGAAGCACGACGTCCCGCTGGGCGAGAAGGACCGGTGGCTGACCGTCGTCTCGTCCGACGACCCCGGCGGCACCGAACTCCTCCTGGAGCCCGCCGGCCACCCGGCCGTCAAGCCCTACCGCGACGCGCTCATCGCGGACGGCATCCCACTCGCCCAGTTCGCCGTCGACGACGTGAAGGCGGAGTACGAGCGCCTGCGCGGCCTCGGCGTCCGTTTCACCCAGGAGCCGCTGGAGATGGGCCCCGTCACCACCGCCGTCCTCGACGACACCTGCGGCAACCTGATCCAGATCGCGACGCAGCCGCAGTAG
- a CDS encoding cytochrome P450, whose amino-acid sequence MADTDTGPQTDTITFPQDRTCPYHPPTGYRPPPGAAQRPLSPATLYDGRVVWLVTGHAEARALLSDQRLSADRQNPAFPMATARVAKLATRRIELLGVDDPEHHAQRRMLVPSFTLKRTETLRPQIQETVDRLLDRMIEQGPPVDLVNAFALPVPSMVICALLGVPYSDHDFFESRTRTLLRGPVVTDVQAARDELDEYFRTLIDHKRTVRGEGLLDELIAERLDTGAVSRDELVRLAQILLVAGHETTANMISLGTFTLLQHPDQLARLRSEKELMPSAVEELLRFLSIADTVSRVATEDIEMGGVTIRAGEGVVLSTSTVNRDAAAYPAPDELDLGRRSRHHVAFGFGIHQCLGQNLARAEIEIALRSLFARLPGLRLAAPADEIPFKPGDTIQGMLELPVAW is encoded by the coding sequence ATGGCAGACACCGACACCGGCCCTCAGACGGACACCATCACCTTCCCGCAGGACCGCACCTGCCCCTATCACCCGCCGACGGGGTATCGGCCGCCCCCCGGTGCGGCGCAGCGGCCGCTGTCGCCCGCCACCCTCTACGACGGCCGGGTCGTCTGGCTGGTCACCGGGCACGCCGAGGCCCGCGCGCTCCTGTCCGACCAGCGGCTGTCCGCCGACCGGCAGAACCCCGCGTTCCCCATGGCCACCGCACGGGTGGCGAAGTTGGCCACGCGCCGCATCGAACTGCTCGGTGTGGACGACCCGGAGCATCACGCGCAACGCCGGATGCTGGTACCGAGCTTCACCCTCAAGCGGACCGAGACCCTTCGTCCGCAGATCCAGGAGACCGTGGACCGGCTGCTGGACAGGATGATCGAGCAGGGGCCGCCCGTCGATCTGGTGAACGCGTTCGCGCTTCCGGTTCCCTCGATGGTGATCTGTGCGCTGCTCGGCGTCCCGTACTCCGACCACGACTTCTTCGAGTCACGGACGCGGACGTTGCTGCGCGGGCCCGTGGTCACCGATGTCCAGGCCGCCCGTGACGAGCTCGACGAGTACTTCCGGACGCTGATCGACCACAAGCGGACCGTCAGGGGAGAGGGACTGCTTGACGAGCTGATCGCCGAACGGCTCGACACGGGAGCGGTCAGCCGCGACGAACTGGTCCGCCTCGCGCAGATCCTCCTCGTCGCGGGCCATGAGACGACCGCGAACATGATCTCGCTGGGCACCTTCACCCTGCTTCAACACCCCGACCAGCTCGCACGGTTGCGCAGCGAGAAGGAGCTGATGCCCTCGGCGGTGGAGGAACTGCTGCGCTTCCTGTCGATCGCCGACACGGTCTCACGGGTGGCCACCGAGGACATCGAGATGGGCGGGGTGACGATCCGGGCGGGCGAGGGCGTCGTCCTGTCCACGTCGACGGTCAACCGCGATGCCGCCGCCTACCCCGCGCCGGACGAACTCGACCTCGGCCGCCGGTCGCGTCACCATGTCGCCTTCGGCTTCGGTATCCACCAGTGTCTCGGCCAGAACCTCGCGCGGGCCGAGATCGAGATCGCCCTGCGCAGCCTCTTCGCACGGTTGCCGGGGCTGCGGCTCGCGGCGCCCGCCGACGAGATCCCGTTCAAGCCGGGCGACACCATCCAGGGCATGCTCGAACTGCCCGTGGCCTGGTGA
- a CDS encoding ArsR/SmtB family transcription factor encodes MADDLFKALADSTRRTILDELTEKSGQTLFEICSRLSMKHQLGLSRQAISQHLAVLEAAGLVGTRREGRYKFHDLNTAPLRQIAERWPVPDTSGPEESTP; translated from the coding sequence ATGGCCGACGACCTTTTCAAAGCCTTGGCCGACTCCACCCGCCGCACCATCCTCGACGAGCTCACGGAGAAATCCGGGCAGACACTGTTCGAGATCTGCTCGCGTCTGAGCATGAAGCATCAGCTCGGCCTCTCGCGCCAGGCGATCTCCCAGCATCTCGCCGTCCTGGAGGCCGCCGGGCTCGTCGGGACCAGGCGGGAGGGCCGCTACAAGTTCCATGACCTGAACACGGCCCCGCTGCGGCAGATCGCCGAGCGATGGCCCGTGCCCGACACATCCGGACCGGAGGAGAGCACCCCATGA
- a CDS encoding AraC family transcriptional regulator, giving the protein MLVSPDKLRESPFMGAPPYLGSTVPDPLTHTLGVTGARCVLVRGLTAGGGWALRFPAPGRLKVHAVLRGVSWLMVDGDEHPVLLEQGDAVAFGGGLSYVLASDPSVPPQDARALLGTSPQLFAHAGDEDIAEVVSVGAHFELNTAGEDLLLQALPPVIHLSRAGEEAPALCWLLDQMLREMSSDRPGADGVAEYLSQLVFAHVLRACLDGSESYPAGWLRALADERIAPALRLMHADPARPWHVTELARAAAMSRSVFAGVFTSVAGVPPLTYLHRWRMRLAEQTLLHKDTPVSELALSLGYASESAFSHAFKRATGVAPKRFRDAARVSRDRGEVERAVAAAFGGDAGPGG; this is encoded by the coding sequence ATGCTTGTCAGTCCGGATAAGTTGCGCGAGAGTCCTTTCATGGGTGCACCGCCGTATCTGGGTTCGACCGTTCCTGATCCGCTTACCCACACCCTCGGCGTGACCGGTGCACGCTGTGTGCTCGTCCGGGGTCTCACCGCCGGGGGAGGCTGGGCCCTGCGGTTTCCGGCCCCCGGCAGACTCAAGGTCCACGCCGTGCTGCGCGGCGTCAGCTGGCTGATGGTCGACGGCGACGAGCACCCGGTGCTTCTGGAGCAGGGGGATGCGGTGGCCTTCGGCGGAGGTCTCTCCTATGTTCTGGCCTCCGACCCGTCCGTGCCCCCGCAGGACGCACGGGCGCTGCTCGGGACCTCGCCACAGCTCTTCGCCCATGCCGGGGACGAGGACATCGCCGAGGTGGTGTCGGTCGGCGCGCATTTCGAACTCAACACCGCTGGGGAGGACTTGTTGCTCCAGGCGCTGCCCCCGGTGATTCACCTGTCCCGCGCGGGCGAGGAGGCGCCCGCGCTGTGCTGGCTCCTCGACCAGATGCTGCGGGAGATGAGCTCCGACCGTCCTGGTGCGGACGGCGTGGCCGAATACCTCTCCCAGCTGGTCTTCGCCCACGTGCTCCGCGCCTGTCTCGACGGGAGCGAGTCCTACCCCGCCGGCTGGCTCCGGGCTCTCGCCGATGAACGCATCGCCCCGGCCCTGAGGCTGATGCATGCCGATCCCGCCCGGCCCTGGCACGTGACCGAACTCGCCCGGGCGGCGGCCATGTCCCGCAGCGTCTTCGCCGGAGTCTTCACCTCGGTGGCAGGTGTGCCACCACTCACCTATCTCCACCGATGGCGCATGCGGCTGGCCGAACAGACCCTGCTCCACAAGGACACGCCGGTGTCGGAGCTGGCGCTCTCCCTCGGCTATGCCTCCGAGAGCGCCTTCAGTCACGCCTTCAAACGGGCGACCGGAGTCGCACCCAAGCGGTTCCGGGACGCCGCCCGTGTCTCACGGGACCGCGGTGAAGTCGAACGAGCGGTAGCCGCCGCGTTCGGAGGGGATGCTGGGCCGGGTGGGTGA
- a CDS encoding cytochrome P450 family protein, producing the protein MTVQDLDTGDTGDALLDLSDPALVRDPFTAYAQTDENGPMARGCVRGVDPMWVATRHDDIRTVMSDARFTIDAATVPGAPVAHRTEQTWQARGMHLGQEKYLRAGIFDADGADHRRLRGLVTAAFSPGRVASLRPRIDAIAAQLLDRLPDHTEDGVVDLVEHFARPLPITVICELIAVPEADRDRWRARSGTLTAGICGDELGDALAGMVDDAHILIENHAANPGSDLISDLLSPHHRDRLSIDELVALVVNLVVAGHITTVNLITNGTEALLAHPGQLALLREDPTLMPHAVDELMRYCGPVVRALPRYAIRDTTLGSTPVRAGEAVLPIVSAANRDPAAFTDPDRFDITRTRRGREPHLGFGHGAHRCLGAHLAQEETAAALTALLDRFPGLRLATDPQHLQRGTNPVNWHLKALPVRL; encoded by the coding sequence ATGACCGTTCAGGACCTGGACACCGGCGACACCGGCGACGCACTGTTGGACCTCTCGGATCCGGCGCTGGTACGGGATCCGTTCACCGCGTACGCGCAGACCGACGAGAACGGGCCGATGGCGCGCGGATGCGTGCGAGGGGTCGACCCGATGTGGGTGGCCACCCGCCACGACGACATCCGTACCGTCATGAGCGATGCCCGCTTCACCATCGACGCCGCCACCGTCCCCGGCGCACCGGTGGCACACCGCACCGAGCAGACCTGGCAGGCCCGCGGCATGCACCTGGGCCAGGAGAAGTACCTGCGTGCCGGGATCTTCGACGCGGACGGTGCCGATCACCGCCGGCTGCGCGGCCTGGTCACCGCCGCGTTCTCGCCCGGACGCGTGGCGTCCTTGCGCCCCAGGATCGACGCCATCGCCGCCCAGTTGCTGGACCGCCTGCCGGACCACACCGAAGACGGTGTAGTCGACCTCGTCGAGCACTTCGCCAGGCCGCTGCCCATCACCGTCATCTGCGAGCTCATCGCCGTCCCCGAGGCCGACCGCGACCGCTGGCGTGCCCGCAGTGGCACACTGACCGCCGGTATCTGCGGTGACGAACTCGGCGACGCGCTCGCCGGCATGGTCGACGACGCCCACATCCTCATCGAGAACCACGCCGCCAACCCCGGAAGCGACCTCATCTCCGACCTGCTCAGCCCTCACCACCGGGACCGGCTGAGCATCGACGAACTGGTCGCTCTCGTCGTCAACCTCGTCGTCGCCGGGCACATCACCACCGTCAATCTCATCACCAACGGCACCGAAGCGCTCCTCGCCCACCCCGGCCAACTCGCCCTGCTGCGTGAAGATCCCACGCTCATGCCGCACGCCGTCGATGAACTCATGCGCTACTGCGGCCCCGTCGTGCGCGCGTTGCCGAGGTACGCCATCCGCGACACCACCCTCGGCAGTACCCCGGTGCGCGCAGGGGAAGCCGTCCTCCCGATCGTCTCGGCGGCCAACCGCGACCCGGCCGCCTTCACCGACCCCGACCGCTTCGACATCACCCGCACCCGGCGTGGCCGCGAACCCCACCTCGGATTCGGACACGGCGCCCATCGCTGCCTCGGCGCGCACCTCGCCCAGGAGGAGACCGCCGCCGCCCTGACCGCCCTGCTCGACCGTTTCCCCGGCCTGCGGCTCGCCACTGATCCGCAGCACCTGCAACGCGGCACCAACCCGGTCAACTGGCACCTGAAAGCCCTCCCGGTGCGCCTGTAG
- a CDS encoding methyltransferase, which produces MTEPTAADRGAIMSAVFGYMTAQTLAAAVRLKIADHLGETGRPAADVASELGTDPGATRRLLRALAASGLATEPRPGVFALTPRGTLLRTDRPDSVAEFVGMFLDPTMVSAWGHLDDSVRTGRVAFDDLFGSDFFGFLAKHPELSRAFNASMRQGTRETAAVLPRMLGLDGATSITDVGGGDGTLLAAILTAHPHLRGVLFDSPQGSAESGPVLDAAGVTGRCEVTTGDFFAAVPAGSDVYLLKSIVHDWDDERVVTILGHIRAVIPPEGRLLIVEPVLPETVDGSLRPTMYLSDLNMLVNVGGRERTEAEFRSLCERAGFSLAGVTRLPAPAAISVIEAVPA; this is translated from the coding sequence ATGACCGAACCCACAGCCGCGGACCGTGGTGCGATCATGTCCGCAGTCTTCGGGTACATGACGGCCCAGACTCTCGCGGCGGCAGTACGCCTCAAGATCGCCGACCACCTGGGCGAGACCGGGCGGCCCGCCGCCGACGTGGCGTCCGAACTGGGCACCGACCCCGGCGCCACCCGCCGCCTGCTGCGAGCGCTGGCCGCTTCGGGCCTGGCCACCGAACCGAGGCCCGGCGTATTCGCCCTGACGCCCCGCGGCACACTGCTGCGCACCGACCGCCCCGACTCGGTCGCCGAGTTCGTCGGCATGTTCCTGGACCCGACGATGGTGAGCGCCTGGGGCCACCTCGACGACAGCGTCCGGACGGGACGCGTCGCGTTCGACGACCTGTTCGGCAGCGATTTCTTCGGCTTCCTCGCGAAGCACCCGGAGTTGTCGAGGGCGTTCAACGCCTCGATGCGCCAGGGCACCAGGGAGACCGCGGCGGTCCTGCCGAGGATGCTCGGCCTGGACGGAGCCACCTCGATCACCGATGTCGGCGGCGGCGACGGCACCCTTCTCGCGGCGATCCTGACGGCGCACCCGCATCTGCGTGGGGTGCTGTTCGACAGTCCCCAGGGGTCGGCCGAATCCGGTCCGGTGCTGGACGCCGCCGGCGTCACCGGGCGCTGCGAGGTCACCACCGGGGACTTCTTCGCAGCGGTGCCCGCCGGGTCGGACGTCTACCTGCTCAAGAGCATCGTGCACGACTGGGACGACGAACGGGTGGTCACGATCCTCGGTCACATACGGGCGGTGATCCCGCCCGAGGGCCGACTGCTGATCGTCGAGCCGGTGCTGCCGGAGACCGTCGACGGTTCCCTGCGGCCGACGATGTACCTCAGCGACCTCAACATGCTGGTCAATGTGGGAGGCCGCGAGCGTACCGAGGCGGAATTCCGTTCGCTGTGCGAGCGCGCCGGATTCTCCCTGGCCGGGGTGACACGGCTGCCGGCACCGGCCGCGATCTCGGTGATCGAGGCGGTCCCCGCCTGA
- a CDS encoding PQQ-dependent sugar dehydrogenase: protein MNVRTRSSAIIGAVCLVASLAFTTASADEPPAAPRQAPKVALKEVTTAKNPSAGAAGPDGTVWIAERAGTVRVLGDQGLGDPVLDITAETTTDGERGLLGITFDKEFAHFYISFTNLEGTSTVDEFAVRDGKIQPDTRRTVLTQTQPYSNHNGGDIKFGPDGYLYIAFGDGGSGGDPHGNGQNLDTLLGKMVRIDPSGGDPYAIPSDNPFVGDPNAKGEIWAYGLRNPWRFSFDAGTGDLLIGDVGQSAWEEIDWAPANSGGGENYGWSQMEGSHPFRGGTEPANHVPPVHEYDRNGLGCSVTGGYVYRGEAIPDLQGQYVFSDYCDGTVRALQLENGEVTGVSDLGVNGGEVVSFVQGGNGELYVLDIGGTVSRIDPA, encoded by the coding sequence GTGAACGTTCGCACCAGAAGCTCGGCGATCATCGGCGCCGTCTGCCTCGTCGCTTCCCTCGCCTTCACCACGGCGTCCGCCGACGAGCCGCCCGCCGCCCCACGTCAGGCACCGAAGGTCGCGCTCAAGGAAGTGACCACGGCCAAGAATCCATCCGCAGGCGCCGCCGGCCCCGATGGCACGGTCTGGATCGCCGAACGCGCCGGCACCGTAAGGGTCTTAGGTGATCAGGGGCTCGGCGATCCCGTCCTCGACATCACGGCCGAGACCACCACCGACGGCGAACGCGGCCTGCTGGGCATCACGTTCGACAAGGAGTTCGCGCACTTCTACATCTCGTTCACGAACCTCGAAGGCACCAGCACCGTGGACGAGTTCGCCGTGCGGGACGGCAAGATCCAGCCGGACACCCGACGCACCGTCCTCACCCAGACGCAGCCCTACTCGAACCACAACGGCGGCGACATCAAGTTCGGCCCCGACGGGTACCTCTACATCGCGTTCGGCGACGGTGGCTCGGGCGGAGACCCGCACGGCAACGGGCAGAACCTGGACACGCTGCTCGGCAAGATGGTGCGGATCGACCCGAGCGGCGGCGATCCGTACGCGATCCCGTCGGACAACCCGTTCGTCGGCGACCCGAACGCGAAGGGCGAGATCTGGGCGTACGGGCTGCGCAACCCGTGGCGTTTCTCCTTCGATGCGGGCACGGGCGACCTGCTGATCGGTGACGTCGGCCAGAGTGCCTGGGAGGAGATCGACTGGGCCCCGGCGAACAGCGGGGGCGGCGAGAACTACGGCTGGTCCCAGATGGAGGGCAGCCATCCCTTCCGCGGCGGCACGGAGCCCGCGAACCACGTGCCGCCGGTCCACGAGTACGACCGCAACGGCCTCGGCTGCTCGGTGACCGGTGGATACGTCTATCGCGGCGAGGCGATCCCGGACCTCCAGGGTCAGTACGTGTTCAGCGACTACTGCGACGGCACCGTCCGCGCTCTGCAACTGGAGAACGGCGAGGTGACCGGTGTGAGCGACCTGGGGGTCAACGGCGGCGAGGTCGTCTCGTTCGTGCAGGGCGGCAACGGAGAGCTGTACGTCCTCGACATCGGCGGCACCGTCTCGCGCATCGACCCGGCGTAG